The Niastella koreensis GR20-10 genome includes a window with the following:
- a CDS encoding PAS domain S-box protein, with protein sequence MQTSSVTHSDIAMQATIGPNRNTTAAAILNGVIENTEGYTWIVDKNLQYIVCNGHLRYTLKQLSGRDVLPGDEVIDCLGMLDPTQHLPWPAIYQEAFNGTAQRFTHQLSIQQKTVFYDIRITPVREDNRIIALSCSALDITERKRAEEGLRQSELKFRSLIENSTDIITMANEEGNIFYGSPSAKNILGYEEADYMGRHVCSFIHPDSLPAVNELLQNLMQHPDELFTIDLKVFDKQGNERWVLGMASNMLQMPGINALVGNFRDITERKKAEELIKESEDLYKNLFYNSPLPKAICDAATMQLLEVNEATTQLYGYSRKEFMQMKVNDIVSPDEQLNSQEFLPKLDNLNRSSILRRHVKKNGETIFVEVWGHAINYKGRTAWMLQANDITDKIELQNQLVEKEIQRRQEVAKAVIDAQEKERTTLGRELHDNISQMLGTAKLYLNCALDTPAMKDDMITRSRNAISDVVEEIRRLSKSMIETFNKAVGLELSLNDLIQKVRAAQPFTISLYFAVPDEPQLDDKLKMTIFRIVQELLNNAIKHANATEVQVAIVQKNRQLLLTIADDGNGFDTTQKSTGIGITNIISRAELFNGRIKIESSPGKGCRMQVRFTI encoded by the coding sequence ATGCAAACCTCATCTGTTACGCATAGTGACATTGCTATGCAGGCTACGATCGGCCCTAATCGGAATACCACAGCTGCTGCCATTTTGAATGGTGTAATTGAAAATACCGAAGGCTATACCTGGATCGTTGATAAAAACCTTCAATACATAGTTTGCAACGGGCACCTGCGCTATACCTTAAAACAGTTATCCGGCAGGGATGTGTTACCCGGTGACGAAGTTATTGATTGCCTCGGTATGCTGGACCCAACCCAACACCTACCCTGGCCCGCTATTTACCAGGAAGCTTTTAACGGTACTGCCCAACGATTTACCCACCAGCTCTCCATACAACAGAAAACAGTTTTCTACGACATCAGGATAACCCCGGTACGGGAAGACAACCGGATAATCGCCCTCTCCTGCTCTGCCCTGGATATTACCGAACGGAAAAGAGCCGAAGAAGGTTTACGGCAAAGTGAATTGAAGTTCAGATCATTGATCGAGAACAGCACCGACATCATCACCATGGCCAATGAAGAAGGCAATATCTTCTATGGCTCTCCTTCTGCCAAAAACATTCTGGGGTATGAAGAGGCCGATTATATGGGCCGGCATGTATGTTCGTTTATCCACCCCGATAGTTTACCTGCCGTAAATGAATTGCTGCAAAACCTTATGCAACACCCCGACGAATTGTTCACCATCGACCTGAAGGTGTTTGACAAACAGGGGAATGAACGCTGGGTACTGGGCATGGCCTCGAATATGTTGCAAATGCCGGGCATCAATGCACTGGTAGGTAACTTCAGGGATATCACGGAGCGAAAAAAAGCAGAAGAATTGATAAAGGAATCTGAAGATCTGTACAAGAACCTGTTTTATAATAGTCCGCTCCCGAAAGCTATTTGCGATGCGGCAACCATGCAGTTGCTGGAAGTGAATGAAGCTACCACCCAATTGTATGGCTATTCAAGAAAAGAATTTATGCAAATGAAGGTCAACGATATTGTGTCGCCAGATGAACAACTGAATTCGCAGGAGTTTCTGCCTAAACTTGACAACCTCAACCGGTCTTCCATTTTACGCAGACACGTTAAAAAGAATGGCGAAACCATCTTTGTGGAAGTGTGGGGCCATGCCATCAATTATAAGGGCCGTACTGCCTGGATGTTGCAGGCCAATGATATTACCGATAAAATAGAGCTGCAAAATCAGTTGGTTGAAAAAGAAATTCAACGGCGGCAGGAAGTAGCCAAAGCAGTGATCGATGCACAGGAAAAAGAACGCACCACCCTTGGCCGTGAGCTGCACGATAACATCAGCCAGATGCTTGGCACCGCAAAGCTGTACCTCAATTGCGCCCTGGACACCCCGGCCATGAAAGATGACATGATCACGCGCAGCCGGAATGCTATCAGCGATGTTGTTGAAGAAATAAGAAGGTTATCAAAATCAATGATCGAAACATTTAACAAAGCGGTGGGGCTGGAATTGTCGCTGAATGACCTGATTCAAAAAGTGCGGGCAGCCCAGCCATTCACTATTTCGCTGTATTTCGCAGTGCCCGATGAACCGCAGCTCGATGATAAATTGAAAATGACCATCTTCCGGATCGTGCAGGAACTCCTGAACAACGCCATTAAACACGCCAATGCCACAGAAGTGCAGGTTGCCATCGTACAAAAGAACCGGCAGTTATTGCTTACTATTGCCGATGATGGCAATGGGTTCGACACCACACAAAAAAGCACAGGCATTGGCATTACCAACATTATAAGCCGTGCAGAATTATTTAATGGCCGCATTAAAATTGAATCATCGCCCGGCAAAGGCTGCCGCATGCAGGTACGTTTTACTATTTAA
- a CDS encoding HAD family hydrolase: MDKAFLFDLNGTMIDDMQFHLRAWYHILNDDLGANLGWDETKSHMYGKNSELLIRIFGEDRFTTEEMDHLSLEKEKRYQQEYKPHLQLIPGLQQFLEKAYAMGIPMAIGSAAIMFNIDFVLDNLNIRKYFKTIVSADDVTISKPHPETYLKCAQLLGVEAANCLVFEDAPKGVEAAKNAGMAAVVLTTMHEQEEFAVYNNIIRYTKDYTQLSPADLVW, encoded by the coding sequence ATGGATAAGGCTTTTTTGTTCGATTTGAACGGTACCATGATCGATGATATGCAGTTTCACTTAAGAGCATGGTACCACATTTTAAATGACGATCTGGGCGCAAATCTTGGCTGGGATGAAACAAAGAGCCACATGTATGGCAAAAACAGCGAGTTATTGATCCGCATCTTTGGGGAAGACCGGTTTACTACTGAGGAGATGGACCACCTTTCGCTTGAAAAAGAAAAACGCTATCAGCAGGAATATAAACCACATCTGCAGCTGATTCCCGGTTTACAGCAGTTTCTGGAAAAAGCATATGCCATGGGCATTCCAATGGCCATTGGTTCTGCCGCCATTATGTTCAACATTGATTTTGTGCTGGATAATTTAAATATCCGAAAATACTTTAAAACCATCGTAAGCGCCGATGATGTAACCATCAGCAAACCGCACCCTGAAACCTATTTAAAGTGTGCGCAGCTGTTGGGTGTGGAGGCTGCCAATTGCCTGGTGTTTGAAGATGCACCCAAAGGCGTGGAAGCCGCAAAGAATGCCGGCATGGCTGCGGTAGTGCTCACTACCATGCACGAGCAGGAAGAATTTGCTGTTTATAATAACATCATCCGTTACACCAAAGACTATACGCAATTGTCGCCTGCTGATCTGGTGTGGTAA